A section of the Malus sylvestris chromosome 17, drMalSylv7.2, whole genome shotgun sequence genome encodes:
- the LOC126612363 gene encoding 7-dehydrocholesterol reductase: MGETKTVHSPLVTYASMLSLLSLCPPFVILLWYTMVHADGSILQTWDYLRQHGLQGFIKIWPIPTATAWKIIACYGAFEAALQLLLPGKRVEGPISPAGNRPVYKANGMAAYFVTLTTYLGLWWFGIFNPTVVYDHLGEIFSTLIFGSFIFCIFLYIKGHVAPSSTDSGSSGNAIIDFYWGLELYPRIGKYFDIKVFTNCRFGMMSWAVLAVTYCIKQYEVNGKVADSMLVNTILMLVYVTKFFWWEAGYWNTMDIAHDRAGFYICWGCLVWVPSIYTSPGMYLVNHPINLGTQLALFILVAGILCIYINYDCDRQRQEFRRTNGKCLVWGRAPSKIVASYTTTSGETKTSLLLTSGWWGLSRHFHYVPEISAAFFWTVPALFNHFLPYFYVVFLTILLLDRAKRDDDRCRSKYGKYWKLYCQKVSDRVIPGIY, translated from the exons atgggGGAGACAAAGACCGTACATTCCCCATTGGTGACGTACGCTTCCATGCTATCGCTGCTTTCTCTCTGCCCTCCCTTTGTAATTCTACT ATGGTATACAATGGTACATGCTGATGGCTCCATTTTGCAAACTTGGGATTACTTGAGGCAGCATGGACTGCAGGGGTTTATCAAAATATGGCCAATACCTACTGCCACTGCATGGAAGATTATTGCCTGTTACGGTGCTTTTGaggctgcacttcagcttcttTTACCTGGAAAAAGGGTTGAGGGGCCAATATCTCCAGCTGGGAATCGACCTGTCTACAAG GCAAATGGTATGGCGGCCTATTTTGTAACGTTGACTACCTACCTTGGCCTTTGGTG GTTCGGGATATTCAACCCTACAGTTGTTTATGATCATCTGGGAGAAATATTTTCTACCCTCATTTTTGGAAGTTTCATCTTTTGTATTTTCCTGTACATAAAA GGCCATGTGGCACCATCTTCCACTGATTCTGGATCTTCTGGGAATGCAATAATTGACTTCTATTGG GGCTTGGAGCTGTATCCACGAATTGGTAAATACTTCGATATCAAAGTTTTCACAAACTGCAGATTTGGGATGATGTCCTGGGCAGTTCTTGCTGTGACCTATTGCATAAAGCAG TATGAAGTTAATGGGAAAGTAGCTGACTCAATGCTTGTGAATACTATATTGATGCTGGTGTATGTCACAAAGTTTTTCTGGTGGGAGGCTGGATACTGGAATACAATGGATATTGCACATGATCGAG CGGGATTTTATATTTGCTGGGGTTGCTTGGTCTGGGTTCCATCTATTTATACATCTCCTGGCATGTACCTGGTCAACCATCCTATAAATCTTGGAACTCAG CTAGCACTTTTTATTCTGGTGGCCGGGATCCTTTGCATATACATCAACTATGATTGTGACAGGCAAAGGCAAGAATTTCGGAGAACAAATGGCAAATGCTTGGTTTGGGGGAGAGCTCCATCAAAG ATAGTTGCTTCATACACTACCACATCCGGGGAAACAAAGACAAGCCTTCTTCTAACCTCAGGATG GTGGGGTTTATCACGTCATTTCCACTACGTGCCAGAAATATCAGCTGCCTTCTTCTGGACTGTTCCAGCTCTTTTCAATCAT TTTCTACCATACTTCTATGTGGTTTTCCTGACAATCCTTCTGCTTGACCGAGCCAAGAGGGATGATGACCGATGTCGCTCCAA GTATGGCAAATACTGGAAGTTATATTGTCAGAAGGTTTCCGACAGGGTCATCCCCGGAATCTATTGA